One Amycolatopsis thermophila DNA segment encodes these proteins:
- a CDS encoding NF041680 family putative transposase produces the protein MRQLEDRSRAAVISLPDASNRRANGELSRFRRRVYESLNRRADALFELADAVLCADGPVRSVAELSLAGEHRRGYGSGYAALARGSMDVPRLQTALSAAPIPRAADGRLVLAVDVTCWLRPEAHTCPQRILCHTYGRGKDQHMMVPGWPYSVVVALESGRGSWTAPLDAVRLAPGDNAASVTARQIRGVVDRLVAAGHWRPGDPDILLVADAGYDGPRLAHVLADLPITVLVRMRTDRVLHRPVPPQPPGTLGRPRRHGDEFAFGDPATWGHPDVVTETTTRLYGPALVRAWDRLHPRLTHRIAWAGHDGTLPIIEGTVIRLEVHRLPSGAIPKPVWLWHSRIGLDATEVDLAWQAFLRRFDIEHTFRMLKQTLGWTTPKLRSPEAADRWTWLQLTAYTQLRLARDLTADLRRPWEKPRQARRLTPARVRRGFRNLRPQLACPAGVPKPSRPGPGRPAGTPNQRPASRHDVHTFTSTNKPKPKHRKNTKSSNPRPRRPG, from the coding sequence TTGCGACAGTTGGAAGATCGATCAAGGGCTGCGGTGATCAGTTTGCCTGATGCCAGTAACAGGCGTGCCAATGGGGAGCTGTCGAGGTTCCGGCGGCGGGTGTATGAGTCTTTGAACCGGCGGGCGGACGCGTTGTTCGAGCTGGCCGACGCGGTGTTGTGTGCTGATGGGCCGGTACGGTCGGTCGCGGAGTTGTCCCTGGCGGGCGAGCATCGCCGAGGGTATGGCAGTGGGTATGCCGCACTCGCGCGCGGCAGTATGGACGTGCCGCGGTTGCAGACCGCGCTGAGCGCGGCGCCGATCCCGCGGGCCGCGGACGGGCGGCTGGTGCTGGCGGTAGATGTGACCTGCTGGTTGCGTCCGGAAGCGCACACCTGCCCGCAACGGATCCTGTGTCACACCTACGGCCGCGGCAAAGACCAGCACATGATGGTGCCGGGCTGGCCCTACTCCGTCGTCGTCGCGCTGGAATCAGGGCGCGGTTCGTGGACCGCGCCGCTGGACGCGGTCCGGCTCGCGCCGGGCGACAACGCCGCGAGCGTGACCGCCCGGCAGATCCGCGGCGTGGTGGACCGTCTGGTCGCGGCCGGGCACTGGCGGCCGGGAGACCCGGACATCCTGCTGGTCGCCGATGCCGGCTACGACGGCCCCCGGCTGGCTCACGTGCTGGCCGATCTTCCGATCACCGTGCTGGTGCGGATGCGCACTGATCGGGTCCTGCATCGCCCGGTCCCGCCGCAGCCGCCCGGCACGCTGGGCAGACCCCGTCGCCACGGGGACGAGTTCGCTTTCGGCGACCCGGCCACCTGGGGGCATCCCGACGTCGTCACCGAAACCACGACCCGGCTCTATGGTCCCGCGCTGGTCCGGGCGTGGGATCGGCTGCACCCACGGCTGACCCACCGCATCGCCTGGGCCGGCCACGACGGCACTCTGCCGATCATCGAGGGCACCGTGATCCGGCTCGAAGTCCACCGGCTGCCCTCCGGGGCGATCCCGAAACCGGTGTGGCTTTGGCACTCCCGCATCGGCCTGGACGCCACCGAGGTTGATCTGGCCTGGCAGGCGTTCCTGCGCCGGTTCGACATCGAGCACACCTTCCGCATGCTCAAGCAAACCCTCGGCTGGACCACCCCAAAACTTCGCTCACCCGAGGCGGCCGACCGCTGGACCTGGCTGCAGCTGACCGCCTACACCCAGCTGCGCCTCGCCCGTGACCTCACAGCGGACCTGCGCCGTCCTTGGGAGAAACCCCGACAAGCCAGGCGGCTCACCCCGGCCAGGGTCCGCCGGGGGTTTCGGAACCTACGTCCACAACTCGCCTGCCCCGCCGGCGTCCCGAAACCCTCGCGGCCAGGCCCTGGACGTCCAGCCGGAACACCCAACCAACGACCCGCCTCACGCCACGACGTCCACACCTTCACCAGCACGAACAAACCAAAGCCGAAACACCGCAAGAACACCAAATCGAGCAACCCACGACCCCGCCGACCCGGTTAA
- a CDS encoding IS110 family transposase: MTTQMAIEPAAGAVIGGVDTHKNTHYAAAVDDHGRLLGHREFPANDRGYADLLAWVQEHGEVGAIGVESTGSFGATLTRFLTAREIRVVEVNRPNRLARHMDGKSDRLDAEQIARAVLGQTSTATPKAKSGLVEVIRTLRVTRSSAVKARTSAFNTLWGVMIGSPSPLRDELVVLSKKTLVNRCLRLRPETEDLLGLATTPGRLLMAGVKATLRGLARRWKQLDDEIKALNKQIGALVHAAAPELVELHGVGVEIAGQFLVTAGDNPERIRNEAAFAKLCGVAPQPASSGRTTGRHRLSRGGDRAANSALYIVTIVRMRRHQPTRHYVERRTAEGLRKREIIRCLKRYIAREIYANLPRPSTASVTPPPTAA, from the coding sequence ATGACAACCCAGATGGCTATAGAGCCAGCAGCTGGTGCCGTGATCGGCGGCGTCGATACCCACAAGAACACTCACTACGCGGCGGCGGTCGATGACCACGGCCGCCTGTTGGGTCATCGGGAGTTCCCCGCCAATGACCGCGGCTACGCCGACCTTCTGGCATGGGTTCAGGAACACGGCGAGGTAGGCGCGATCGGGGTCGAGAGCACCGGATCTTTCGGCGCCACGCTGACTCGGTTCCTTACCGCCCGGGAGATTCGCGTGGTCGAGGTCAACCGGCCCAACAGACTGGCACGGCACATGGACGGCAAGTCCGATCGGCTCGATGCCGAGCAGATCGCCCGGGCTGTCCTCGGCCAGACTTCGACGGCCACCCCGAAAGCCAAGTCCGGCCTGGTCGAGGTCATCCGGACCCTTCGGGTGACTCGTTCCAGCGCAGTCAAGGCACGCACCAGCGCATTCAACACACTGTGGGGCGTCATGATCGGGTCACCCTCTCCGTTGCGCGACGAACTTGTCGTGCTGAGCAAGAAGACGCTGGTCAACCGATGCCTGCGGCTGCGGCCGGAGACGGAGGACCTGCTCGGCCTGGCAACAACCCCAGGCCGGCTATTGATGGCCGGAGTCAAGGCCACCCTACGGGGCCTGGCACGCCGCTGGAAGCAACTCGATGATGAGATCAAGGCCCTCAACAAGCAGATCGGGGCCCTGGTCCACGCAGCGGCACCCGAACTGGTCGAACTGCACGGTGTCGGCGTCGAGATCGCGGGCCAGTTCCTCGTCACCGCAGGCGACAACCCCGAACGCATCCGCAACGAAGCCGCCTTCGCCAAGCTCTGCGGTGTCGCGCCCCAGCCGGCCAGCAGCGGACGCACCACCGGCCGACACCGACTCAGCCGCGGCGGCGACCGCGCCGCAAACAGTGCCCTCTACATCGTCACGATCGTCCGGATGCGTCGCCACCAACCGACCCGCCACTACGTCGAGCGGCGCACCGCCGAAGGCCTGCGCAAACGCGAGATCATCCGCTGCCTGAAGCGCTACATCGCCCGGGAAATCTATGCCAACCTTCCCCGA